A genomic window from Actinomycetaceae bacterium MB13-C1-2 includes:
- a CDS encoding DUF2637 domain-containing protein: MTTLVLQRRGGRLAVSTAVAGTVLIALGAFWLSFTALADLARRSGISEDQAWAWPLIVDGIIVVATVSVVALAGHRAAWYPWMLLAAGALVSVTANALHAVIAADANVPGLLAAAVAAVPPLVLLAITHLTVILTRPISPNNFPSTAATTLELVDEADIDGDQEDAAWLPVPDSRSAATPPFSDEASAISPDPGELDRRTVAAGLREQGWSNKRIAKHFGVHPSTVGRWLPQPISITNEQETSP, translated from the coding sequence ATGACGACCCTGGTATTGCAGCGGCGTGGTGGACGGCTCGCGGTGAGCACCGCCGTGGCAGGAACCGTGTTGATCGCCCTTGGCGCGTTCTGGTTGTCGTTCACCGCACTGGCAGACCTCGCGCGTAGGTCTGGAATTAGTGAAGATCAGGCGTGGGCGTGGCCGTTGATCGTGGACGGCATAATCGTCGTCGCCACCGTCTCCGTCGTTGCTTTGGCTGGCCACCGTGCAGCCTGGTACCCGTGGATGCTACTGGCCGCAGGTGCGCTCGTATCCGTAACCGCGAATGCGCTGCACGCAGTCATCGCCGCCGACGCCAACGTACCAGGGCTACTGGCCGCCGCTGTTGCCGCAGTCCCGCCACTGGTGCTCCTTGCGATCACGCATCTGACCGTCATCCTCACGCGCCCGATCTCCCCGAACAATTTCCCATCCACCGCCGCGACCACCCTGGAACTCGTCGACGAAGCAGATATTGATGGTGACCAGGAGGATGCCGCGTGGCTTCCGGTTCCTGACTCTCGAAGCGCTGCGACGCCTCCGTTCAGTGATGAGGCCTCGGCGATCAGCCCCGATCCGGGTGAGCTGGACCGGCGCACGGTTGCTGCTGGGCTGCGCGAGCAGGGCTGGTCAAACAAGCGCATCGCCAAACATTTCGGGGTGCACCCCTCGACCGTGGGCCGCTGGCTACCCCAACCGATTTCCATCACGAATGAACAGGAGACATCACCATGA
- a CDS encoding IS5 family transposase, with protein sequence MLTEPPDHAIGRSRGGLSTKTHQLVDGQHGLPLVTICTAGQDGDAPLFIPLMEQLQVGRRTRPVAALGDKAYSSRGNRAYLRQRGIEAVIAEPRDQQGHRKRRGSRGGRPLKFDADKYRGRNVIERGYCRLKQWRGLATRYDKLAVVYRAAVVLNGVIAWLKHLTDTP encoded by the coding sequence CTGCTGACCGAGCCGCCTGATCACGCGATTGGCCGCTCCAGAGGCGGCCTCTCGACGAAAACTCATCAGCTCGTCGATGGGCAGCATGGTTTACCGTTGGTGACGATCTGCACGGCCGGGCAGGATGGTGATGCGCCGTTGTTCATTCCGTTGATGGAACAGCTGCAGGTTGGTCGCCGCACCCGTCCAGTTGCGGCGTTGGGTGACAAGGCGTACTCGTCGCGTGGGAACCGAGCGTATCTGCGTCAGCGTGGCATTGAGGCGGTAATTGCTGAGCCTCGTGATCAGCAAGGGCATCGGAAACGACGGGGTTCACGGGGTGGTCGGCCGCTGAAGTTTGATGCGGATAAGTATCGAGGCAGGAACGTGATCGAGCGTGGTTACTGCCGGTTGAAGCAGTGGCGTGGGCTTGCGACCCGGTATGACAAGCTCGCGGTTGTGTACCGGGCCGCGGTAGTGCTCAACGGGGTGATCGCTTGGCTCAAACATTTAACAGACACGCCCTAG
- the mobF gene encoding MobF family relaxase, with product MTVSMRVMSAGDGYKYLLRTVVASDGDRLLTTPLTRYYAEQGSPPGRWVGQGLGGIGAGQLSTGDQVTEAQLQLLVGMGRDPITGDAFGRAYQSFVRVSERIEARVAELDGSLSPAVRAEQVAQIEAEETKRGTRRAVAGFDYTFSIPKSASVLWAVADAGTQALIAQAHHAAIAEVVAFMEREVATTRVGATGIDGAAAQVDVTGVIATAFDHYDSRAGDPHLHTHVVISNKVQTAQDGKWRSLDGRPMHAAVVALSELHEAVFADHMTRAFGVEWESRDMGRDRNPAWAISAVPEALVSEFSTRSRHIDVEKNRLIADYIEKHGKQPTTATILKLRAQATLATRPEKQVRSLAELTSDWRTRATRLLGQDATRWAQDVAVNPPAMLLRADDVPLVVIAEIGQAVVEAVGEKRSTWRRWNLHAEASRQLMRWRFASMVDREAITGLVVDSAENASLRLTPPELASSPVVFQRDDGTSRFRPKHSTVYSSETLLQAEDRLLQRARATVSPSVALTTVEQITPLPDDDGRMLSDDQATALASIAVSGRTIDVLVGAAGAGKTTAMNALRRAWEAEHGAGSVVGLAPSAVAAEVLAEDLGIATENTAKWWHNHLTHGTTFTAGQLVIIDEASLAGTHSLDRITGLAETAGAKVLLVGDYAQLQSVDAGGAFALLAGDRNDAPELIDIHRFSNEWEKTASLDLRHGRTDIIDTYIDHDRIHDGDEDAMTDAAYAAWREDTAAGLVSVLIAETNETVTALNNRARADLILDGRLRPSREVELNDGSIAGIGDTIITRRNDRRLRTKDTWVRNGGRWQITQVRDDGSLTVRAVGRRFGGAIVLPAAYVSEHVDLGYAVTAHRAQGITTDTAHTVVTATTTRENFYVAMTRGRNANHAYVAVNQPDDAHSQPHPGDNTDATARSVLYGVMQHVGAELSAHETITAEQEQWGSIAQLAAEYETIAQAAQHDRWATLLHTSGLTLQQTEDVLASDAYGALSAELRRAEANHHDVDRLLPRLVQARSVEDADDIASVLHARLAKASARPAGSGRTRKQPRLIAGLIPPADGTMSPEMRQALNARHQLIEQRADALVDQAVDEAADWVQPLLPKRQNEDMMTGWRRRARVIAAYRDRHQITSTDPLGPVPERTAQKIDYARAHAAVTQLQASVEQPPHREQQRQVNRTLGL from the coding sequence ATGACGGTTTCGATGCGTGTTATGAGCGCGGGTGACGGTTACAAATACCTCCTGCGTACTGTCGTTGCTAGTGATGGTGACCGGTTGCTCACGACCCCGTTGACGCGCTACTACGCCGAGCAGGGATCACCACCCGGTAGGTGGGTCGGGCAAGGCCTCGGTGGGATCGGTGCCGGTCAATTGAGCACCGGTGACCAGGTCACCGAAGCGCAGCTCCAACTTCTTGTCGGGATGGGCCGAGACCCCATCACCGGTGACGCCTTCGGACGTGCGTATCAGTCCTTTGTGCGCGTTTCGGAGCGGATCGAGGCTCGCGTAGCAGAGTTGGACGGGTCATTGTCGCCCGCCGTTCGCGCGGAACAGGTCGCGCAGATCGAAGCCGAAGAAACTAAACGGGGTACCCGTCGTGCCGTAGCTGGATTTGATTACACGTTCTCGATACCGAAGTCTGCTTCGGTGTTGTGGGCGGTTGCGGATGCAGGGACGCAAGCGCTGATCGCGCAGGCGCACCATGCCGCGATTGCGGAGGTGGTTGCATTCATGGAACGTGAGGTTGCAACCACCCGAGTTGGTGCAACCGGCATCGACGGTGCCGCAGCTCAAGTGGATGTCACAGGCGTGATCGCGACCGCATTCGATCATTACGATTCCCGTGCTGGTGACCCGCACTTGCACACGCACGTTGTGATCTCGAACAAGGTCCAGACGGCGCAAGACGGCAAGTGGCGTTCTCTTGATGGCAGACCGATGCACGCCGCCGTCGTAGCGCTTTCAGAACTCCACGAGGCAGTATTTGCCGATCACATGACGCGCGCATTCGGTGTCGAATGGGAGTCCCGGGACATGGGTCGTGATCGCAACCCCGCATGGGCGATCAGTGCTGTGCCTGAGGCGTTGGTGTCGGAGTTCTCGACTCGTTCCCGCCATATTGATGTCGAGAAGAACCGCCTCATCGCTGACTACATTGAGAAGCATGGCAAGCAGCCCACGACGGCGACGATTCTCAAGCTCCGAGCCCAGGCAACCCTTGCAACCCGGCCCGAGAAGCAGGTGCGATCCCTGGCGGAACTCACCTCAGACTGGCGTACCCGTGCAACGCGCTTACTCGGTCAAGATGCAACCCGGTGGGCACAAGACGTTGCAGTGAACCCTCCCGCGATGTTGTTGCGTGCTGATGATGTGCCCCTCGTTGTGATTGCTGAGATCGGGCAGGCAGTGGTGGAGGCCGTGGGTGAGAAACGGTCAACGTGGCGGCGCTGGAACCTGCACGCCGAAGCATCCCGTCAACTCATGAGATGGCGCTTCGCCTCTATGGTGGATCGTGAAGCGATCACCGGGCTTGTGGTCGATTCGGCCGAGAACGCATCGCTACGTCTGACACCGCCTGAACTAGCGTCGAGCCCTGTCGTCTTCCAACGAGATGATGGCACGAGCCGGTTCCGCCCGAAGCACTCCACCGTGTATTCCTCCGAAACCCTGCTTCAAGCAGAAGACCGCCTCCTGCAACGTGCCCGCGCCACGGTGTCACCGAGTGTGGCGCTTACGACGGTCGAGCAGATCACCCCTCTTCCTGATGATGATGGGCGGATGCTAAGCGATGACCAAGCGACGGCACTCGCGTCGATCGCGGTGTCCGGGCGAACTATCGACGTGCTTGTGGGGGCAGCCGGTGCCGGGAAGACCACCGCGATGAACGCGCTCCGCCGTGCATGGGAAGCCGAACACGGAGCCGGTTCGGTTGTTGGCCTCGCACCGTCAGCTGTCGCAGCAGAAGTTCTCGCTGAAGATCTCGGTATCGCTACAGAAAACACTGCGAAGTGGTGGCACAACCACCTCACTCACGGCACCACGTTCACGGCTGGTCAGCTCGTGATCATTGACGAAGCGAGCCTTGCCGGTACTCATTCACTGGATCGCATCACAGGACTTGCCGAAACGGCGGGCGCGAAGGTACTGCTCGTTGGCGACTATGCGCAACTGCAATCCGTAGACGCCGGTGGGGCGTTCGCGCTGCTGGCCGGTGACCGGAACGACGCACCCGAACTGATCGATATTCACCGGTTCAGCAACGAGTGGGAAAAGACCGCATCCCTTGATCTTCGGCACGGCCGCACCGACATCATCGACACCTATATCGATCATGACCGCATCCACGACGGTGACGAAGATGCTATGACAGATGCTGCTTATGCAGCTTGGCGTGAAGACACCGCGGCGGGACTCGTGTCGGTGTTGATCGCGGAGACCAATGAGACTGTCACCGCACTCAATAACCGTGCCCGCGCCGATCTGATTCTTGACGGTAGGCTGCGCCCGAGTCGTGAGGTGGAACTCAACGACGGGTCGATAGCAGGTATTGGGGACACGATCATTACTCGACGTAACGACAGGCGACTGCGCACGAAGGACACATGGGTGCGCAACGGTGGACGTTGGCAAATCACCCAGGTCCGTGACGACGGCTCGCTCACCGTACGGGCCGTCGGGCGTCGTTTTGGCGGCGCGATCGTGCTGCCTGCCGCGTACGTGTCTGAGCATGTTGATCTTGGCTACGCCGTCACGGCACACCGGGCACAAGGCATCACGACCGACACCGCGCACACGGTTGTGACCGCGACAACAACACGGGAGAACTTCTACGTCGCAATGACCCGCGGCCGCAACGCCAACCACGCCTATGTCGCCGTAAACCAACCCGATGATGCTCACAGCCAGCCCCACCCTGGCGATAACACCGATGCCACCGCCAGGTCCGTGCTCTACGGAGTCATGCAACACGTCGGCGCTGAACTCTCCGCACACGAAACCATCACGGCAGAGCAGGAACAGTGGGGCTCGATCGCCCAACTCGCCGCGGAGTACGAGACGATCGCGCAAGCCGCCCAACACGACCGGTGGGCGACGCTACTACATACAAGTGGCCTCACACTCCAACAGACGGAAGACGTACTTGCCTCCGATGCGTATGGTGCACTATCGGCGGAGTTGCGACGAGCGGAAGCCAATCACCACGATGTTGACCGGCTCCTGCCACGCCTCGTACAAGCCCGCAGCGTCGAAGACGCAGATGACATCGCCTCGGTACTGCACGCCCGACTCGCCAAAGCCAGCGCCCGCCCAGCCGGATCAGGACGGACGCGCAAACAGCCACGCCTGATCGCAGGACTCATCCCACCCGCAGACGGAACCATGAGCCCAGAAATGCGGCAGGCACTCAATGCGCGACACCAGCTGATCGAGCAACGCGCTGATGCACTCGTTGACCAAGCCGTCGATGAAGCAGCCGATTGGGTGCAGCCGCTCCTCCCAAAACGTCAGAACGAGGACATGATGACTGGTTGGCGTCGCCGTGCGCGCGTGATCGCCGCCTACCGCGACCGACACCAAATCACCAGCACCGACCCGCTTGGACCGGTACCCGAGCGCACCGCACAGAAGATCGACTATGCCCGCGCACACGCTGCCGTCACGCAACTCCAAGCATCCGTCGAGCAACCTCCACACCGTGAACAGCAGCGACAGGTCAACCGAACCCTCGGACTCTGA
- a CDS encoding AraC family transcriptional regulator, with product MVASGKSPERVESWLRCEPIIARTATIHQPMAPAAYDCVKLVVVRDGSALLLSEFGQRFVTVGDVVVLNANVLCGSEPESHITTTTIYLDTDYVIDQVFWQHACLLHDRLDAERFTNAVYSEPSQVLRLGEDRTGMLMPWLDELVALSIDGGFGSHFHRMQALWFSIADVVMPFLKVTPIRQSRGQRAHARPTLPRCRKFTPARDEAHQTRATLVSDIATNWTLNVLAARVHLSPKQLSRVFTEAYGKTPLAYLTMMRVEEMAHLLRETHLTIDAAARQVGWASRSRANEAFQQCVGMTPSEYRRMHRAE from the coding sequence ATGGTGGCGTCAGGCAAGTCGCCAGAGAGGGTTGAATCATGGTTGCGGTGCGAACCGATTATTGCGCGCACCGCAACCATTCACCAACCTATGGCTCCGGCGGCGTACGACTGCGTCAAGTTGGTCGTCGTCCGCGACGGCAGCGCGTTGCTCTTGAGCGAGTTCGGGCAGCGGTTCGTTACCGTCGGTGATGTTGTGGTGTTGAACGCCAACGTATTGTGCGGGAGCGAACCGGAGAGTCACATCACCACAACCACGATTTACCTCGACACTGACTATGTGATCGATCAGGTGTTCTGGCAGCACGCTTGTCTGCTCCATGATCGCCTTGATGCCGAACGCTTTACCAACGCGGTCTACAGCGAACCCTCACAAGTGCTCCGGCTCGGTGAAGACCGAACCGGCATGTTGATGCCATGGCTGGATGAACTCGTTGCACTCAGCATCGATGGTGGCTTCGGGTCTCATTTTCATCGGATGCAGGCCCTTTGGTTTTCGATCGCTGATGTGGTGATGCCGTTCCTTAAAGTCACGCCGATACGTCAGAGTCGCGGCCAGCGCGCGCATGCCCGGCCTACACTGCCCAGGTGCCGAAAGTTCACACCAGCCAGGGATGAGGCCCACCAAACTCGCGCGACTCTGGTCAGTGATATCGCCACGAACTGGACGCTGAATGTCTTGGCGGCCCGGGTGCATTTATCCCCAAAGCAACTTTCACGAGTGTTCACCGAGGCCTACGGTAAAACGCCGTTGGCATATTTGACGATGATGCGCGTCGAGGAGATGGCGCACCTGCTGCGTGAAACTCACTTGACGATCGACGCGGCTGCCCGTCAGGTTGGTTGGGCGAGCCGGAGCCGTGCCAATGAGGCATTTCAACAGTGTGTGGGTATGACGCCGAGCGAATATCGCCGGATGCACCGCGCCGAGTAA
- a CDS encoding ArdC-like ssDNA-binding domain-containing protein, whose product MAKKWEEARVAREAKLDGLQERLVGAVDGLVTGEDWQRAMTFTARFRSRSFNNTLLIWSQHLDAFESGRVSAAEPSYVAGFRQWQTLGRQVDKGQSGYMIFAPVTARFASATPADAASWRRLERGEKPRAGEVARSKIVGVKPAYVWDVSQTSGEPIPERPMAVLLEGQAPGGLWEGLAAQIEARGFTVLRVPHEGMIHGANGVTDYGANTVKVRDNMSPAAQVKTLTHELAHVMLHGPNNPDASGHRGVGEVEAESVALMVGAAHGMDTAGYTIPYVTGWASTVKDSSPVEVVQAAGERVRKAATEILDQLDTSQVGAGDPPGLVRDTSRREARQRLAPQPLPEPSPSLAIGRREPVRGL is encoded by the coding sequence ATGGCGAAGAAGTGGGAGGAAGCACGAGTAGCGCGTGAGGCGAAGCTCGACGGTTTGCAGGAGCGGTTGGTCGGCGCGGTTGATGGCCTCGTGACTGGTGAGGATTGGCAGCGCGCGATGACTTTCACGGCGAGGTTTCGGTCGCGGTCGTTCAACAACACATTGCTGATCTGGTCCCAGCATCTCGACGCATTCGAGTCCGGTCGCGTATCAGCTGCGGAACCTTCGTATGTGGCGGGGTTCCGGCAGTGGCAAACGTTGGGTCGTCAGGTAGATAAGGGTCAGTCGGGGTACATGATCTTCGCCCCGGTCACTGCCCGGTTTGCTTCGGCAACTCCTGCTGATGCGGCGTCGTGGCGCAGACTGGAACGCGGCGAGAAACCGCGCGCGGGTGAGGTCGCCCGGTCGAAGATCGTTGGGGTGAAACCCGCTTATGTGTGGGATGTTTCGCAGACCTCGGGTGAGCCGATTCCCGAACGCCCGATGGCGGTGCTGTTGGAAGGTCAAGCCCCCGGTGGGCTCTGGGAGGGCCTTGCCGCACAGATTGAGGCGCGCGGGTTCACGGTGCTGCGGGTGCCGCATGAGGGCATGATCCACGGCGCGAACGGGGTCACCGACTACGGTGCGAACACGGTCAAGGTGCGGGACAACATGTCACCAGCGGCGCAGGTGAAGACGCTCACGCATGAGCTGGCACATGTGATGCTCCACGGACCGAATAATCCTGATGCATCAGGGCATCGCGGGGTTGGTGAGGTGGAGGCCGAATCGGTTGCCCTCATGGTGGGTGCTGCGCATGGAATGGACACCGCCGGTTACACGATCCCGTACGTCACCGGTTGGGCCAGCACCGTGAAGGACTCATCCCCGGTCGAAGTTGTACAGGCTGCCGGTGAACGGGTGCGGAAGGCCGCGACCGAGATCCTCGATCAGCTCGACACCTCACAGGTCGGGGCTGGTGACCCGCCCGGCCTGGTGCGGGATACATCGCGACGCGAAGCGCGTCAGCGATTGGCACCTCAACCGTTGCCTGAGCCGTCACCGTCCTTGGCTATAGGTAGACGTGAACCGGTGAGGGGGCTGTGA
- a CDS encoding MFS transporter yields the protein MSFFTSISRPDHISTTRSWAALVCLSVLQFFIAVDVTVVNVALPSIGDEFGVDPRGLTWVVVGYTITGGGLLMLGGRLGDVVGRRRLLLIGTAIFGAASMMAGFAETFAVLVVARLFQGVGEALALPAAMATIVLLFPEGRARTRALSVWAAVASSGLVLGFVLSGIITEHLGWRWVFLIAIPFTLFVLIATVFLLPRDRKKERAPLDILGSILLTGAPLLFAFGVVEAGEGISWLPVAALTGAFVAAVLFVGVERRASNPLIPLTFFRNRTRVRANLATALLSAALSTSFLLFTFYLQNGLGLSPLEAGLLLLPLAMALIVAVTVVPRLMGRWGARSCIIAGLSFAGAGMIVIAVAAQLDAPAWVLIPAMLFIAAGMGFGLVGLQYAAVTGVTDDDAGVASGVQRAADQLGGSAGVTVFVGLGFASIAHGVSPYLLSSGLAIIGLCVAAFVARRVAVSDEHTTEQGVNTEA from the coding sequence GTGTCTTTTTTTACCTCAATATCGCGCCCGGATCACATCTCGACCACGCGATCCTGGGCAGCACTCGTGTGCCTGTCAGTCCTGCAATTCTTCATCGCCGTTGATGTTACTGTCGTCAACGTAGCACTGCCATCTATCGGCGATGAATTCGGCGTTGATCCGCGCGGCCTGACCTGGGTTGTCGTCGGATACACCATCACCGGCGGTGGTCTACTCATGCTCGGAGGCCGCCTGGGCGACGTCGTTGGTCGACGCCGCCTTCTTCTAATCGGCACCGCAATTTTCGGAGCAGCCTCGATGATGGCAGGCTTCGCGGAAACCTTCGCAGTGCTTGTTGTAGCCAGGCTGTTTCAAGGAGTAGGCGAAGCCCTCGCCCTACCAGCTGCAATGGCAACCATCGTCCTCCTTTTTCCCGAGGGACGGGCCCGTACTCGAGCATTGAGCGTCTGGGCAGCGGTTGCAAGCAGCGGTCTCGTTTTGGGATTCGTGCTCTCGGGAATCATCACCGAGCACCTAGGTTGGCGATGGGTCTTCCTCATCGCTATCCCGTTCACCCTGTTCGTGCTGATCGCGACGGTATTCCTGCTTCCACGCGACCGAAAGAAGGAGCGCGCACCGCTGGACATTCTCGGGTCGATTCTGTTGACAGGCGCACCGCTACTATTCGCCTTCGGGGTCGTGGAGGCCGGAGAAGGAATCTCTTGGCTGCCAGTTGCGGCTCTGACAGGAGCATTCGTCGCGGCCGTTCTGTTCGTCGGTGTAGAGCGGCGAGCATCGAACCCACTAATTCCTCTAACCTTCTTCCGCAACCGGACTCGGGTGCGAGCAAATCTCGCGACCGCGTTGCTGAGTGCCGCGCTCTCAACGTCGTTCCTACTGTTCACGTTCTATCTTCAGAATGGACTCGGCCTTTCCCCACTGGAAGCCGGCCTACTGCTTCTCCCGCTTGCTATGGCGCTGATCGTCGCGGTGACTGTCGTTCCCCGACTGATGGGACGTTGGGGAGCGCGCTCGTGCATCATCGCGGGTCTTAGCTTTGCAGGAGCAGGCATGATTGTGATTGCTGTCGCCGCGCAACTCGACGCCCCCGCTTGGGTATTAATCCCCGCGATGCTTTTCATCGCCGCAGGTATGGGATTCGGACTAGTCGGATTGCAGTATGCGGCAGTCACCGGAGTAACTGACGACGATGCCGGAGTCGCCTCTGGCGTACAGCGGGCCGCAGACCAGCTTGGCGGGTCTGCTGGCGTCACGGTATTTGTTGGTTTGGGGTTTGCATCAATCGCCCACGGAGTATCGCCCTATCTATTGAGTAGTGGGCTTGCGATCATCGGCCTCTGCGTCGCAGCCTTTGTTGCCCGACGAGTTGCTGTCTCCGATGAACACACGACAGAGCAAGGAGTGAACACGGAAGCTTAG
- a CDS encoding ParB N-terminal domain-containing protein, with product MSERNGFIGLERTVESITIGTRHRTDYGDLTQLIASIQRDGLLQPVTITPDGVLVCGARRLAAIKQLGWRTVNVWVRSGITDRLGALLAEQDDNLLHKPLTPTEQATLYRELKEIMAEEAAQRQAATQFGTDGKHPGQAGTGESPGPYGMKGDAREQAARLITGTDSSQRLERIAHLQNLAENPGQSEEVRQRARAELAAIDTGSPVSPAFQRLNAHTSVAELERIASDTDVDEIVRHHAQVAAHSLRETPADVKAAELERLAVEALRRVKEQTKTRKPRPLRPAPKPDEGPVPQFPVRAFRVMWSEMADWWLHYDVADIAHALTDEEHEAFQETIDGTVNFARQIAEHRTTARVTQDAAARVIA from the coding sequence GTGAGTGAACGAAACGGTTTCATCGGACTGGAACGCACCGTCGAATCCATCACCATCGGCACCCGGCACCGCACCGACTACGGAGATCTGACGCAACTGATCGCATCCATCCAGCGTGACGGGCTCTTACAGCCGGTGACGATCACCCCCGACGGGGTGCTCGTGTGCGGGGCGCGGCGGCTCGCGGCGATCAAACAGTTGGGGTGGCGGACCGTAAACGTGTGGGTGCGATCGGGGATCACCGACCGGCTCGGAGCATTACTTGCCGAGCAGGACGACAACCTGCTCCATAAACCGCTGACCCCGACCGAGCAAGCCACCTTGTATCGGGAACTCAAAGAAATCATGGCCGAAGAAGCCGCCCAACGACAGGCAGCGACGCAGTTCGGCACAGACGGGAAACACCCTGGGCAGGCCGGTACCGGTGAGTCACCGGGACCGTACGGCATGAAGGGTGATGCGCGGGAACAGGCCGCCCGCCTCATCACCGGGACGGACTCTTCTCAGCGGCTGGAACGCATCGCCCACCTCCAGAACCTCGCCGAAAACCCAGGCCAGAGTGAGGAGGTGCGGCAGCGGGCACGTGCCGAGCTTGCCGCCATCGATACTGGCTCCCCGGTCTCCCCAGCATTCCAACGCCTCAATGCCCACACTTCGGTGGCGGAGCTGGAACGGATCGCCAGCGACACCGATGTCGATGAGATCGTGCGACATCACGCACAGGTTGCCGCCCACAGTCTTCGGGAGACGCCCGCCGATGTGAAGGCCGCCGAGTTGGAACGGCTGGCCGTAGAAGCTTTGCGCCGGGTGAAAGAACAAACCAAGACACGGAAGCCGAGGCCGCTTCGCCCCGCACCTAAACCTGATGAGGGGCCGGTGCCGCAGTTTCCGGTGCGGGCATTCCGGGTCATGTGGAGCGAGATGGCTGACTGGTGGCTGCACTACGACGTCGCCGACATCGCGCACGCCCTCACGGATGAGGAACACGAGGCGTTTCAAGAAACGATCGACGGCACCGTGAACTTCGCCCGCCAGATCGCGGAACACCGCACCACAGCACGCGTCACTCAGGATGCTGCGGCGAGGGTCATCGCCTAG
- a CDS encoding transposase: MSRFQLLSDEQWDLISDLMPGPTGKKGRPFADARLMIEAIIYRYRCGIAWRDLPETFGPWQTVWQWHHRMAKDGTWDHVQARLHEYADRAGMVDWDVSVDSTIARAHQHATNVTRLKKGFVELQESADRAA; this comes from the coding sequence ATGTCTCGATTCCAGCTTCTATCTGATGAGCAATGGGATCTAATCTCCGATTTGATGCCAGGCCCGACCGGGAAGAAGGGCCGCCCCTTCGCTGATGCCCGGTTGATGATCGAGGCGATTATCTATCGGTACCGGTGCGGAATCGCGTGGCGCGATCTGCCCGAAACCTTCGGGCCATGGCAAACAGTGTGGCAGTGGCACCACCGGATGGCGAAGGATGGTACTTGGGACCATGTACAGGCTCGACTACACGAGTATGCCGACCGTGCAGGGATGGTCGATTGGGATGTGTCAGTGGACTCCACGATTGCTCGCGCACACCAGCACGCGACGAACGTCACCCGCCTAAAAAAGGGCTTCGTCGAATTACAAGAATCTGCTGACCGAGCCGCCTGA
- a CDS encoding bifunctional DNA primase/polymerase, producing MATVFNALARIQHLRLPDAARSLASAGVPVFPCVPGEKRPLTRRGFYDATTDLDQVSAWWDRWPSANLTIPTGPASGIEVVDIDIGSTGSGFPAFQRARREGLVHGWAALVRTPSGGLHLYFPAGTSREQPSWQASKAQIDFRGTGGYILAPPSQVRQPDGRLRPYELQSTGLVEPSPVDASRLRNFLDPRPSLTHRDQMTPRRGLDGQRLGQWVAALGEGERNRGLFWAACRLAENNTAVGDTLAVLGPAAAHAGLGAREITTTIRSAYRATDPAHHRSTNDEPAPRRSPPQQAVGRVIA from the coding sequence ATGGCGACCGTATTCAATGCTCTGGCCCGAATTCAGCACTTGCGGCTGCCGGATGCTGCGCGGTCGCTCGCGTCGGCCGGGGTGCCGGTGTTTCCATGCGTGCCGGGTGAAAAACGCCCGCTGACCAGGCGTGGCTTCTATGACGCGACCACCGATCTGGACCAGGTATCGGCGTGGTGGGATCGGTGGCCGAGCGCGAATCTCACGATTCCCACCGGTCCCGCCTCGGGCATCGAGGTCGTAGACATTGATATCGGTTCAACCGGTTCTGGGTTCCCTGCATTCCAGCGGGCACGCCGCGAAGGACTCGTGCACGGGTGGGCAGCGTTGGTGCGCACCCCATCGGGTGGGCTGCACCTCTATTTCCCAGCCGGTACCTCTCGGGAACAGCCTTCGTGGCAGGCATCCAAGGCACAGATCGATTTTCGTGGCACCGGCGGCTACATCCTTGCCCCGCCGTCACAGGTGCGCCAGCCCGATGGGCGCTTGAGGCCGTATGAGTTGCAAAGCACCGGCCTGGTCGAACCTTCGCCGGTGGATGCGTCTCGCCTGCGAAACTTCCTCGACCCACGCCCCTCACTTACCCACCGAGACCAGATGACACCGCGTCGGGGTCTTGATGGGCAGCGCCTCGGACAGTGGGTCGCAGCCCTGGGTGAAGGTGAACGCAACCGCGGTTTGTTCTGGGCAGCATGCCGCCTCGCCGAGAACAACACTGCCGTTGGTGACACCCTCGCAGTTCTTGGACCTGCGGCGGCACACGCGGGACTGGGAGCACGAGAGATCACCACCACGATCCGCTCCGCGTACCGCGCCACCGACCCCGCACATCACCGATCAACAAACGATGAACCGGCACCGCGTCGTTCTCCACCGCAACAAGCTGTGGGCCGGGTGATTGCATGA